In Ammoniphilus sp. CFH 90114, the DNA window TGTCATTTTTTCACCAATGACTCGTGCACGCTCTACTAATCTTTCTTCTTCCAAGACTTCCAACACAGCAAGACCCGCCGCACAAGAAACTGGACTTCCACTGAATGTTCCACCTAACTGACCAAAATCCGGTGCATCCATCATATTAGCACGTCCTGTTATCGCACTAAGCGGTAATCCTGCAGCAATCGATTTAGAAAGGGTCATTAAATCTGGAGCAACACCAAAGTGTTCAATAGCAAACATCTTTCCTGTACGCCCAAATCCCGTCTGAATCTCATCAGCGATAAATAGAATATCATTTTGCTCGCAAATCTCTTTTAAACCCTGAACAAATGCACGGGATGGAACCACGAATCCACCTTCACCTTGTACCGGCTCGAGAATGACAGCACCCACTTCATCTGCAGAAGCTTCCTTCACGAAGAAATCCTTAAGTTGACTTAGAATCATTTCATCTAATTGCTCAGGACTCATCTGGTGAGGAGCACGATAGTAATAAGGATAAGGAAGTTTATATGTGGAAGGTGCAAACGGTCCAAATCCGTCTTTATAAGGCTTCACTTTACTTGTTAAAGACATGGTAAGTAACGTACGTCCATGGTATCCGCGATCAAAAGAGATGACTCCGGGCTTGCCTGTAAATTTACGTGCAATCTTTACCGCATTCTCAACCGCTTCAGCTCCACTATTGGCAAACATCGTCTTCTTCTCAAATTGTCCAGGAGTCAACTCGTTTAACTTTTCTGCCAATTCAATATAGGATTCATAAGGAGCAACGTGAAAACACGTATGAATCGACTTTTGAACTTGCTCGGTAACCGCCTGAACTACTTTTGGGTGGGAATGCCCCACATTTTGAATGCCTATTCCACCAGCAAAATCGATATATCGATTCCCATCGACATCTTTCACAAGGGCTCCTTGAGCGGAATCCACATAAACGGATGTCACGTGGTAAGGTGCTTTAGGAACAGCCTTCATTCTTCTTTCATGAAGCGAATCAGATGTCGCTCTTGTGTTGACTTGTACAGTATTCATACTTTGGTCCCTCCATCTTCTAAGTACTTCTTCATTTTTCTTACTACGGTAGATTGATTTACTTCTAATACTTCTGCACATTTGTACGTATTTTTGTAGGTTTCATAAGCCATCGTAATCATTTTCTTTTCCAACTGCTCTACCGCTTCTTTTAATGGGATTAAGGATTTTACAACAATGCCTTGGTCTGCCGTGTTGTTTTCTAAGAGATAGCTAGGAAGCTCTTCGACTTTTACGATATTCCCATCACAAGTTACCAGAAGGCGTTCGATTAAGTTCTCTAATTCTCGAACATTTCCCGGCCATGCATATTGACACAGCATCGGGTAGATATCCTCATGCAACTGCTTATGCAGCCCATATTTAGAATTAAAAGAAGAGACAAAAAATTGAATAAGAATGGATATATCCTCACTGCGATGACGTAAGGGAGGAATCGTTATAGGCACAACGTTTAACCGATAATAAAAGTCTTCTCTAAACTTTTTTTCTTTCACCAAGCGCGGTAATTCTTGATTCGTTGCAGCAATAATTCGTGTATCTACTTGGATGAGTTCACTTCCCCCAACACGGCGGAAGGTATTATCCTGCAGAAATTGAAGTAACTTCACTTGAGTGCTTAGCGGTAATTCTCCAATCTCATCAAGGAATAACGTCCCTTTATCAGCCAGCTCAATTACGCCTTTTTTCCCTTCCTTGTTTGCCCCTGTAAAGGCTCCCCGTTCATATCCGAACAACTCTGACTCAATTAAGTTTTCTGGAATAGCACCACAATTCACTTCAATTAACTTATTCTTGCTGCGGCTGCTTTCTTGATGGATATATCGGGCCATCATACCCTTTCCTACTCCCGTTTCCCCAACAATCAGGACAGTAGAGTCTACCTGGGCCACTTTAGAAGCGATCTGATAGACTTGATTCATTTCTTTGGAATTGTAAATGACGGGCTTCTGATCGGAAACGATTTGCTTTAATTGATTTAACTCTTCCCGGTACTTATTGAGCAGATCCTCTGTTTCTAGCAATCTACTTTCTAAGGCTTCAATTTCTGAGTACTCACGTGAATTAAATACAATTCGGTAAATCTCTCCCTCATCATCAAAGATAGGGTTTCCAATGACGTAAAGCTTCTTACCTGTCTTAGTCATCTGAATTCCAGAAACCTTCTTCTTCTCTTGTAGAACAAGCGGTGTTAGAGAAGGCGTAAAAACTGCATCATGAGCTAACTCCGATGTTTTTTTTCCGATTAATCTCTCGGCAGGCATTCCATATAACTCTTCACAGCGAGCACTAATCTTTTTTATTGTGCCTTGCCTATCTGTGACTAGAATCTCATCAAATGACTCCCGAATGATCAATTCTAATTCGTTATATTCTATATCTTCTACAACGCTTAGTAACGAAACATCTTGACCCTTCCAGTGAAACGATTTAAGATGCATACGATACCTGTCTATCTTCGTCGGAAGCCGATTCCCATCTCTATTCCATTTTCCTACTATCTCTTGAACGAATAAAGGCAACTGACTAAAATGCTCTAGCTTCTCTGTTTTAAATAGTTGCTTCGCTTGTTGATTATGAAAGATGATCCGGTGGTCAGAATCAAACATAACATATCCTATATCTACCGAATCGAAGAGATGAATTAAATCCTCCCTATCCATTTCCCCACATCCTCTGTATGTGAATCCCCCCTTCGCACACTATAAATGCAATTATCGTGCCAACAGTGGAAACCTTGATTTTACTAGGGAGTACGACGACTGTTAATGCACGCATGCATCATTCATTTACATTTATATAATGCAAATCGAATCGAACAGTCGAAATTAACTATTTTCATTAGACAATGCAAAATAACATCTATATAATGCATTTTAGCATTACAACCAACATTTACTAAAGTGTCTAAAATGTGAAAAGGAACTTACTACTATGACTAGCAGCAAGTTCCTTTTTTATTAATGGTTTGAAACTTTCGCAACCCCATATCCGGTATTAGACTTAACTAAGATCTCATCATATTTCTTATCAACAGCTTTCTTGTCTTCGGCTTTACCAAATGAAAGCACGGTTCCAAGGTATGCTGCTAGAAAACCTAGCGGAATGGAAACTATTCCAGGATTCGCCAAGTTAATTAGTGGTTCACCTACTAAAATCGCTTTTCCTACCTCAGGGCTCCATACATTAGGTCCTAATGCAACAATGAGTAAGGAACTAAACAAACCAACAATCATTCCGGTAACCGCACCGGTTGTATTGAACTTTCTCCAGAAAATCGTGAAGATAATAACAGGGAGATTAGCACTTGCCCCAACAGCAAACGCTAGAGCAACTAAGAAAGCAACATTCAAACTTTGAGCAAAGAGAGCTAAGACAACAGACAGAATTGCTACCCCGATGGAAGCCCAACGTGCCGCAAGCATTTGTTCCTTTTCACTTGCATGCCCACGACGGATGATATGACTATAAAAGTCATGTGCAAAAGCTGATGCAGCTGATAGAACGAGTCCTGCTACTACCGCTAGAATAGTTGCAAAGGCCACGGCAGAAACGAAAGCAAACAAGAAATCTCCACCAAGCGCTTGAGCAAGTAGTGGTGCTGCCATATTACCTGCTTTGTCTGCAGCAAGAATAGCTTCATGTCCAACGAATGCTGCCGCTCCAAACCCTAAGAAGATCGTCATGATATAGAAAACACCAATGATCCATGTAGCTACGACAACGGATTGACGAGCCGTTTTTGCATCTTTTACTGTAAAGAAGCGGATAAGAATGTGCGGTAATCCTGCCGTACCCAGTACAAGAGCCAAGTTAAGAGAAAGAGTTTCAATCGGATCCTTATATTTATTCCCTGGATTTAAAAATGCATCTCCAATAGGTGTTGCTGTTTTCATATGTTCAAACATCGTAGTGAAGCTAAAGCCAAACTTAGCAAACACGATGAGGGAAATGATAAAGGTTCCAACCATCAAGAGGACAGCCTTAATAATCTGTACCCAGCTAGTTGCCGTCATTCCACCTAACACGACATAGATCGTCATAAGCGTACCGACTATAAGAACGGAGGTCGTATAATCAAGACCCAATAACAACTTTATCAGCCCACCAGCCCCCACTAACTGGGCAATCATATAAAATATGGAAATTGAAATGGTGTTTAAGGCGGCTACTCCGCGAATCTTCTTATCATTAAAACGAGCAGCAATCATGTCAGCCATCGTATATTTCCCTAAGTTTCTTAGCGGTTCAGCAACAATGTACAATACGACAAGATAAGCAACGAGAAAACCTATACTATAGAAGAAACCATCGAATCCAACGAGGGCAATCGTCCCAGCAATCCCTAAGAAGGACGCTGCAGACATATAGTCACCAGCGATGGCTAGTCCATTTTGCCAACCGGTTAACCCTCCTCCTGCTGTATAAAAGTCACTCGTAGACTTCGTCTTCTTCGAGGCAAAATACGTAATAACAAGAGTTCCTAGTACAATCAATAAAAAAAGTGAAAAAGCTGTTGCATTCACGTTTTTTTTACCTCCCTTTATTAATATCGTTCATAATATGCTTTACGTCTTCATCGAACTTCTGCGCCTTCTTGGAGTAAAGAATGCAAAGTGTCCATGTCATTACGAACTGAGCAAATGCAAATACCCAAGCCCAAGTTACCGGACCAATGGCAGGTTGATTTAACACCTTGGTGTAAGAGGTCATGAGTGGCAAGCTAAAGTAAAAGAGAAAAAAGAAAATAGACATCGGTAAAATGAAAGCGTTCTTACTTCTCATAAGCTTTTGGAATTGCGATGATTGAACAATTTCCGTGTAATTAACCGACTGCTCCTCCTGATTGTGGACAGATAACTTCTTCGCCTGGCTCATCTTCGTTTCATACCCTCCTTCAAAATTGTAAGCGTTTAATGGTCATTATATAAGCAAATTTCCTAGTATTGTAAAAATTAGCGCGAATGGTTAAATCGAAAGTGCAAATAGCAAAAAGCCAGCCTTAGATGGCTGGTCTGGCAAAAGCAAACGGTCATTATCTTTGCAAGCGTTGTAAGAGCTCTTTAGCCGAGGAACGCGATACCGGAATCTGCGTTCTCTTTCCATCATTAAGCACGAGATTATACGTTCCATTAAACCATGGAATCAATTCTAACACATAGTTCATATTAACTAGGAAACTGCGATGGGTTCGATAAAAAGAATAGGAGTTCAGCTTTTCTTCCATTTGCTGCAACGTCATCTTAGAGGTATATACTTGCGTCTTCGTGTGAATCTCAATTACTCGCTCTTCCCTAGAAGCGTAAAGAATCGTTTCGGGATCGAGAACAATAAGACGCTCTCCATCATCTACTAGAAGCTTGGACACCTTCGTAGAGGCTTGAGCAGAAACGGGTGCATTCTCATGGGCATCCGTTTCCCGGAAACGATTACGGATTCGCTGTAGAGTCTGCTTTAAACGATGGTGATCATACGGCTTCAATAGGTAATCAACTGCGTCCAAATCAAAAGCCTCAACGGCATAATCTTCATGTGCTGTCGAAAACACAATTAACGGGCACTTCTTACGAGAAGACAACATTCGAGCAGCTTGTAAACCCTGCATCTCCGGCATATGAATATCTAAAAAAACAACATCCGGTTCATGCTCCTCTACTAATTTCAATAGCTCTAAGCCATTCGTCGCACTAGGAAGCACTTCAACCTCTTCTTGCTCAAGCAAATACTTTAGTTCCTCACGAGCTAATCTTTCGTCCTCTGCGATCATCGCACGAATTTTCATGGCTAGATCTCTCCCTCTCTATGCGCAGCATAAGGTATCGAAAAGAAAATCCGACATCCCCCGCCCTCTCTATTTTCAAAATTCAATTTGGCATCTGGTCCAAACAGGCTAGTTAAGCGTTGATTCACATTATAAACACCAATTCCGTTCCCTTCTTGGCTTTTCACAGAGGTCTTGCCAATATGTTCAATCACTTCCTCAGCTATCCCTGACCCATTATCCTCCACAACCACTTTAACCTGATTACCTTCTCGCTTCACTTGAATACGAATCTCTCCGCCATTCGGCTTCCCCTTCAAACCATGATGAATACTATTCTCCACTAAGGGCTGGAGGATGACTGGCGGAATAAAAACTTCTTCTAGCTCTTCTTCCATCTCACAATGGATCGCAAATTGGTCCGCAAATCGTATTTTAATAATCTCAATATAGGCTTGCAAGTGACTCATTTCCTGCTTTATGGGGACGAGCTGAGAGGAAACCATCTTTAAATTTAATCTCATATAGGTCCCGAGCTGTACCGTTACATGGCGCGCTAACTGAGGATCTAGTCGGATCAAAGTATTAATAGAATTTAATGTATTGAACATAAAATGCGGATGGATCTGAGCTTGTAGAATGCGAAGCTCTGCATCTTTCATCAGGTTTGCCATGTTTTCAGCAAGTGCTAAATTTAATTGATTGGAAATCAAGGTTCCAAGTCCTCGGGCTAGCGCTTCCTCAACTTTCGTAATTTGCTGTGGACGCTTAAAATATAAAGCAATAATCCCTGTAACCCGGCCCGCTTGGATAATAGGAACTTTAATAGAGGCCCCTAAAGGACACTTAGATTCCCTGCATTGAATTTGATTTCGGTGGTAAGCAATCTGAACCTCTCCCGTCCGAATTGCCGTCCGTGCTAATTCGGTTTGTAGCTCTTCTCCTGGCAAGTGATGGTTAGACCCAATACCAACATGAGCTAAAATATGCTCTGTATCTGTCACGGCCACTGCCGCTGCCTTCAACTCTTTTTTCAATAAATGGGCCGTGGCAAGCGCAGTTTCTGGTTTGAGCCCCTTCTTCAAGTAGGGTAAGGTCAGTTCAGCAATCTTAAGCGCTCTCTGAGTCTCAAATGCAGCAGAGCGTTCTTCCTCATGCAGAGCTACACGAATCATCGTGGTAAAAATGGCAATAGAAACGCTGTTCGTCAGCACCATGGGGATCCCTATCGTATTCACTAATCGGATCGATTCGTCTGGTGGATACGAAAAAATAAGAATGAGACCCATGAGCAATATGGGCGCGAACATTCCAATAAATAAAGCTTTAGAAGCAGTAATCACTCGTTCATGGGAAAAGAACCGGGCAATCCACCCCGCTAATAACCCCGTAATCGGGGCAGATAAGCCATTAGCTAAGGCAGTAAATCCACCCAGACTAAAAAGATGAATGCCTGTAATCAATCCTGCACCCACTCCGACTACCGGACCGCCCAATAACCCCCCAATCACTACTCCAACCAATGCGGAGTGAGCTAGTCCCTCATCCAGCTCTAAGGTAGTGATCCAAAACGAAGAGATCAGTTGGTCCTCCGTCACAATCACACCGGCATAGATACCGGCACTTCCAAATGTCCCAAAGATAATAGAAAAATAGAGAGAAGTACGAAAACTCACTTCTCTGTCTAACAGCTGTCTAAACATAGGAATTCGTGTGAGTATGAATGTTAGAATTAAGAGAATTCCCGTTCGCTCAAATAAAAGCAAGGTTAACTGCTCCAAATTCAGTCCCCCTTACATGGCACTACTATTATTATAACAATTTTTATTTCGAAAAGAGATAAGATTCTAATAGAAAAGAAAAGGGTACCCCTATAAACTCCTTTGGGGTACCCTAATCCTAACTAAATTTTTCTAGACGTTAACTTCGCCTGTGTAAACAATAACAGATAATCGTGACCGCCTGCTTTAGAATCCGTTCCAGACATATTGAACCCTCCGAATGGATGCACCCCAACCAACGCTCCTGTACACTTACGGTTAATATACAAGTTTCCACAGTGCATTGTCTCTAGGGCATAAGCAATTCGATCTTCATCTTGAGAATAGAAGGATCCCGTCAATCCGAATTCCGTGTCATTATACATGTCGATCGCTTCTTTCCAATTCTTAGCTTTCGCTAAGGCAAGAACAGGCCCAAAGATTTCTTCTTGCATAATACGGGCCTTACCACTGACATCAGCAAACACGGTCGGCTGAATGTAGTACCCATTCCCTTCCGCTTTTCCTCCACCAGTGAGCAACCGACCTTCACTTTTACCAATTTCAATATACTCCAAGATTCGATTATAAGCCTGCTTGTCAATAACAGGACCTACTGGGCAATTTTCCTCAGGAAGCCCGTTTTTTAGTGCCTTGGTTCTTTCTACGACTTTTTCTACAAGTTGATCATAAACAGATTCTACGATGATAGCACGAGATCCAGCGGAGCACTTCTGACCTTGGAAACCGAAAGCCGAAGCAACAATACCTTCCGCCGCAACGTCTAAGTCTGTGGTTTCATCCACAACAATGCCGTCTTTTCCACCCATCTCTGCTACAATTCGCTTAATCCAAATTTGTCCTTCTGCTGTTTCAGCAGCTAACTTATTAATACGCAGGCCTACTTCCTTCGAACCTGTAAAGCTAATAAATCGAGTCTTCGGATGAGTAGTGAGATAATCTCCCACCTCTGCCCCACTGCCTGGAATAAAGTTAATGACACCGGCAGGTAAGCCTACTTCTTCCATTAAGGCAACAAACTTATGAGCTATCACCGGTGTTGCAGATGCCGGCTTAAGAAGTACCGTATTACCAGATACCACAGCAGCCGTTGTCATCCCTACACAGATGGCTAATGGGAAATTCCAAGGGGGGATAACTACTCCTACACCTAGAGGAGTGTAGCTTAATTGATTATCCTCTCCAGGTATCTTAACCAGTGGTTGATGGGTGTTTGTTTCGCTTAAACGGATCATTTCTCTTGCGTAGTACTCAATAAAATCTATCGCTTCTGCTGTATCCGCATCGGCTTCTCCCCAGTTTTTCCCTGACTCTAGTACCAATAGAGCCGAGAACTCATGCTTGCGCTGACGCATGAGTTCAGCAGCCTTGAACAAAAACTCCGCCCTTTCCCTAGGAGAAACCTTCTTCCACGTTTCAAACGTTTGTAAGGCTACTTGCATCGCTCTTTCTGCCATTTCCTTCGTAGCCTTACTTACATTCCCGATAACTTGGTCTACATTTCCTGGATTGATAGAGACAATTTTGTCCTCTGTCATGACCTTATCTTTTCCAATATGAAGTGCAATGTCCTTGCCTATCTCTTGCTTCACTTTCGCTAAGGCAGCGAGCATGGCTTGCTTGTTCTCTTCTAAAGAAAAATTAGTAAAGGGCTCGTTTACAAAAGCCGGGATGGTTCTGGTCGTCATATTCTGTTTCTCCTCTCGGTTTCTATATTTTTATATCTTTATACCTCTAGGACTTCCTTAATGCGTGTAATAGCCCAGTCGAGATCGTCTTTTGAAATATTAAGCGGCGGTGCAAAACGAATCGTGGTCTCATGTGTCTCTTTACACAATAAGCCCTTCTCTTTCAGTTGTTCACAATAAGGTCTAGCCTTTTCCTTTAGCTCTACTCCAATGAACAATCCTCTTCCCCGAATTTCTTTTATCATTGGATTTTGAATTTCTTTCAGTTGGTCCATGAAGTATTGACCCATTTCCCTTGAACGGTTTACCAGGTCCTCTTCCTCAAGTACATTCATCGCAGCAATTGCTACGGCACATCCAAGAGGATTACCGCCAAATGTGGAGCCGTGGGAGCCCGGGTTGAATACAGCAAGAATTTCTTCATCGGCAGCTACAGCGGAGATAGGGAACACCCCTCCACCTAATGCTTTCCCCATAATATACATATCAGGCTTAAACTCATCCCAATCACAAGCAAATAGCTTGCCCGTCCGTCCAAAGCCGGTTTGTATTTCATCTGCAATAAAGACGACACGGTTTTCCTTACAAAGCTCATAGGCTTTTTTCAAGAATCCTTCTTGAGGAATGAGGATTCCCGCCTCTCCTTGAATCGGTTCAATAAGGACGGCCGCTGTATTCGGTGTGATCGCTTCCTTCAAGGCATTCAAATCTCCATAAGGAATGATTTTGAATCCTGGAGTGAACGGTCCGAACCCCCGCTTATATTCTTCTTCAGATGAAAAAGAGGTCACGGTAATCGTCCGGCCATGGAAATTTCCTTCAAACACAATAATTTCCGCTTGATTTTCAGGAATCTTCTTTACTTCATAAGCCCAACGACGAACCGCCTTGATGGCAGTCTCTACCGCTTCTGCTCCCGTGTTCATGGGAAGAATCATGTTCTTCCCTGTAAGATTGGAGAGTTGCTCATAAAACTCTCCTAGTCGATCATTATGAAAAGCCCGTGAAGTCAAAGTAACACAATCAGCTTGATCCTTAAGAGCTTGAATAATCTTAGGATGACGGTGTCCCTGGTTTAATGCCGAATAGGCACTAAGCATATCCATGTATCGATTACCTTCGGGATCTTCAACCCATACCCCTTCGGCTTTCGAAATGACAATCGGTAGCGGGTGGTAGTTCCTTGCCCCAAACTGTTCTGTTTTATTAATAATATGAGATGTATTCAAACCGATGTCCTCCTTTTAAAACTGCGCTAGCATATTTTCTTCTTTATACTTTATGCAATTTATATGCCAACTTAAACCTCCCAGAGGAGATAAGTAAATTTCCATATTTATGTGCAGAAAATATTAGCAGTGCAATTTATTTTGGCACGTAGAAGGCAAATTATTTTTGCAGTATGATAAGTACATAAGAGATGGCATGAGAAAGAAGGGAAGGTATGTTAAATCGAGAGCATATCCTAGAAAAAATTTTAGATGAGGTTAACGAAGGGGTTCATGTCGTTGATGAGCGAGGAACTTCCATTTTATACAATCGAAAAATGGAAGAAATTGAAGCAATGAATAAGCATGATGTTTTACACAAGAACATCGCCGAAGTGTTCCACTTTCCAAGCGATCAGGATAGCACACTTTTACAAGCGCTGAATAAAGGGGTATCTTCCCACAATGTGAGACAAACGTATTTTAATGCCAAGGGAAAAGAAATCACAACGATAAATCATACTTTCCCCATTATTCAGGACGGAAAGATTCATGGTGCAATTGAAATTGCTAACGATGTCACGAAAGTAGAGCGACTGATTCGAGAAAATATCCTTGAAAAAGGGGTTATCAAATATACGTTTGACA includes these proteins:
- the gabT gene encoding 4-aminobutyrate--2-oxoglutarate transaminase is translated as MNTVQVNTRATSDSLHERRMKAVPKAPYHVTSVYVDSAQGALVKDVDGNRYIDFAGGIGIQNVGHSHPKVVQAVTEQVQKSIHTCFHVAPYESYIELAEKLNELTPGQFEKKTMFANSGAEAVENAVKIARKFTGKPGVISFDRGYHGRTLLTMSLTSKVKPYKDGFGPFAPSTYKLPYPYYYRAPHQMSPEQLDEMILSQLKDFFVKEASADEVGAVILEPVQGEGGFVVPSRAFVQGLKEICEQNDILFIADEIQTGFGRTGKMFAIEHFGVAPDLMTLSKSIAAGLPLSAITGRANMMDAPDFGQLGGTFSGSPVSCAAGLAVLEVLEEERLVERARVIGEKMTNKFLEMQEKYPIIGDVRGLGAMCAMELVKDRQTKEPAKEETAQIVSESWKNGLFSLSAGMYGNVLRFLPPLVITDHQLDEGLQILEETIAKVVNNKT
- a CDS encoding sigma 54-interacting transcriptional regulator, translating into MDREDLIHLFDSVDIGYVMFDSDHRIIFHNQQAKQLFKTEKLEHFSQLPLFVQEIVGKWNRDGNRLPTKIDRYRMHLKSFHWKGQDVSLLSVVEDIEYNELELIIRESFDEILVTDRQGTIKKISARCEELYGMPAERLIGKKTSELAHDAVFTPSLTPLVLQEKKKVSGIQMTKTGKKLYVIGNPIFDDEGEIYRIVFNSREYSEIEALESRLLETEDLLNKYREELNQLKQIVSDQKPVIYNSKEMNQVYQIASKVAQVDSTVLIVGETGVGKGMMARYIHQESSRSKNKLIEVNCGAIPENLIESELFGYERGAFTGANKEGKKGVIELADKGTLFLDEIGELPLSTQVKLLQFLQDNTFRRVGGSELIQVDTRIIAATNQELPRLVKEKKFREDFYYRLNVVPITIPPLRHRSEDISILIQFFVSSFNSKYGLHKQLHEDIYPMLCQYAWPGNVRELENLIERLLVTCDGNIVKVEELPSYLLENNTADQGIVVKSLIPLKEAVEQLEKKMITMAYETYKNTYKCAEVLEVNQSTVVRKMKKYLEDGGTKV
- a CDS encoding cation acetate symporter, which gives rise to MNATAFSLFLLIVLGTLVITYFASKKTKSTSDFYTAGGGLTGWQNGLAIAGDYMSAASFLGIAGTIALVGFDGFFYSIGFLVAYLVVLYIVAEPLRNLGKYTMADMIAARFNDKKIRGVAALNTISISIFYMIAQLVGAGGLIKLLLGLDYTTSVLIVGTLMTIYVVLGGMTATSWVQIIKAVLLMVGTFIISLIVFAKFGFSFTTMFEHMKTATPIGDAFLNPGNKYKDPIETLSLNLALVLGTAGLPHILIRFFTVKDAKTARQSVVVATWIIGVFYIMTIFLGFGAAAFVGHEAILAADKAGNMAAPLLAQALGGDFLFAFVSAVAFATILAVVAGLVLSAASAFAHDFYSHIIRRGHASEKEQMLAARWASIGVAILSVVLALFAQSLNVAFLVALAFAVGASANLPVIIFTIFWRKFNTTGAVTGMIVGLFSSLLIVALGPNVWSPEVGKAILVGEPLINLANPGIVSIPLGFLAAYLGTVLSFGKAEDKKAVDKKYDEILVKSNTGYGVAKVSNH
- a CDS encoding DUF485 domain-containing protein translates to MSQAKKLSVHNQEEQSVNYTEIVQSSQFQKLMRSKNAFILPMSIFFFLFYFSLPLMTSYTKVLNQPAIGPVTWAWVFAFAQFVMTWTLCILYSKKAQKFDEDVKHIMNDINKGR
- a CDS encoding LytTR family DNA-binding domain-containing protein, with the translated sequence MKIRAMIAEDERLAREELKYLLEQEEVEVLPSATNGLELLKLVEEHEPDVVFLDIHMPEMQGLQAARMLSSRKKCPLIVFSTAHEDYAVEAFDLDAVDYLLKPYDHHRLKQTLQRIRNRFRETDAHENAPVSAQASTKVSKLLVDDGERLIVLDPETILYASREERVIEIHTKTQVYTSKMTLQQMEEKLNSYSFYRTHRSFLVNMNYVLELIPWFNGTYNLVLNDGKRTQIPVSRSSAKELLQRLQR
- a CDS encoding LytS/YhcK type 5TM receptor domain-containing protein, with product MEQLTLLLFERTGILLILTFILTRIPMFRQLLDREVSFRTSLYFSIIFGTFGSAGIYAGVIVTEDQLISSFWITTLELDEGLAHSALVGVVIGGLLGGPVVGVGAGLITGIHLFSLGGFTALANGLSAPITGLLAGWIARFFSHERVITASKALFIGMFAPILLMGLILIFSYPPDESIRLVNTIGIPMVLTNSVSIAIFTTMIRVALHEEERSAAFETQRALKIAELTLPYLKKGLKPETALATAHLLKKELKAAAVAVTDTEHILAHVGIGSNHHLPGEELQTELARTAIRTGEVQIAYHRNQIQCRESKCPLGASIKVPIIQAGRVTGIIALYFKRPQQITKVEEALARGLGTLISNQLNLALAENMANLMKDAELRILQAQIHPHFMFNTLNSINTLIRLDPQLARHVTVQLGTYMRLNLKMVSSQLVPIKQEMSHLQAYIEIIKIRFADQFAIHCEMEEELEEVFIPPVILQPLVENSIHHGLKGKPNGGEIRIQVKREGNQVKVVVEDNGSGIAEEVIEHIGKTSVKSQEGNGIGVYNVNQRLTSLFGPDAKLNFENREGGGCRIFFSIPYAAHREGEI
- the pruA gene encoding L-glutamate gamma-semialdehyde dehydrogenase gives rise to the protein MTTRTIPAFVNEPFTNFSLEENKQAMLAALAKVKQEIGKDIALHIGKDKVMTEDKIVSINPGNVDQVIGNVSKATKEMAERAMQVALQTFETWKKVSPRERAEFLFKAAELMRQRKHEFSALLVLESGKNWGEADADTAEAIDFIEYYAREMIRLSETNTHQPLVKIPGEDNQLSYTPLGVGVVIPPWNFPLAICVGMTTAAVVSGNTVLLKPASATPVIAHKFVALMEEVGLPAGVINFIPGSGAEVGDYLTTHPKTRFISFTGSKEVGLRINKLAAETAEGQIWIKRIVAEMGGKDGIVVDETTDLDVAAEGIVASAFGFQGQKCSAGSRAIIVESVYDQLVEKVVERTKALKNGLPEENCPVGPVIDKQAYNRILEYIEIGKSEGRLLTGGGKAEGNGYYIQPTVFADVSGKARIMQEEIFGPVLALAKAKNWKEAIDMYNDTEFGLTGSFYSQDEDRIAYALETMHCGNLYINRKCTGALVGVHPFGGFNMSGTDSKAGGHDYLLLFTQAKLTSRKI
- a CDS encoding ornithine--oxo-acid transaminase → MNTSHIINKTEQFGARNYHPLPIVISKAEGVWVEDPEGNRYMDMLSAYSALNQGHRHPKIIQALKDQADCVTLTSRAFHNDRLGEFYEQLSNLTGKNMILPMNTGAEAVETAIKAVRRWAYEVKKIPENQAEIIVFEGNFHGRTITVTSFSSEEEYKRGFGPFTPGFKIIPYGDLNALKEAITPNTAAVLIEPIQGEAGILIPQEGFLKKAYELCKENRVVFIADEIQTGFGRTGKLFACDWDEFKPDMYIMGKALGGGVFPISAVAADEEILAVFNPGSHGSTFGGNPLGCAVAIAAMNVLEEEDLVNRSREMGQYFMDQLKEIQNPMIKEIRGRGLFIGVELKEKARPYCEQLKEKGLLCKETHETTIRFAPPLNISKDDLDWAITRIKEVLEV